In one Rhopalosiphum padi isolate XX-2018 chromosome 3, ASM2088224v1, whole genome shotgun sequence genomic region, the following are encoded:
- the LOC132923725 gene encoding protein cornichon-like: protein MSFNFPACTYIVAMISDAFLLFFSVFHVIAFDELKNDSKNPIDQCNSLNPLVIPEYILHFFSNLLFLFGGQWLSIAINVPLMAYHISKYRNRPAMSGFGLYDPTSIMNADKLNKYQREGWIKLTFYLFSFFYYLYGMIRALITV from the exons ATGTCTTTTAACTTCCCGGCGTGCACCTACATCGTGGCCATGATATCTGACGCTTTTCTGTTGTTCTTCTCGGTGTTTCAT gttATTGCGTTTGATGAACTGAAAAATGACAGCAAGAATCCTATTGATCAATGTAACAGCTTAAATCCA ttaGTGATTCCAgagtatattttacatttcttctccaatttgttgtttttgtttggAGGCCAGTGGTTATCCATTGCTATAAATGTTCCATTAATGGCTTATCATATTTCAAA ATATCGAAATAGGCCCGCTATGTCTGGTTTTGGCCTCTATGATCCGACGAGTATTATGAAtgctgataaattaaataaatatcaacgtGAAGGTTGGataaaattgacattttatttgttttcatttttttactacttatatGG aatgatAAGAGCATTAATCACAGTGTAA